TATTTTTAGCTTTTTCATTAGGCTCTATTCCCACGGCATCCCAGCCATCTTTTAGCATATAGCTTAAAAAATCACCGGTTCCTGCTCCTATATCCAATATACGCCCTTTCTCTGTATGATAGCTATTAATAAGCGTACGTTTGTTTTTTAAGGCTATATTTTTAATAAAATGGTAAATTTTCTCAAAAAAAGAACGTTTACCATCTGTATGGGAAATATAATCCTCGCTTTCATAATACTTTGCCAACTCAGCACCCATTGGTTGCGGGGTCGTAATGAGCATATCAAGCGTTTCATTATGGTATAATTCAAATTGTTCTTTCGAAACAGAAAAATCTGTCACAGACAGATAGGGTTTTAAGCTTGTAGCGTCCACAGCGGTGCAAAAGTATTAATTAATAGTATACAGGCATTACTTATACCTGAGATATTCGTCTTTTAAATTTTTCAGGAATTTTATAGCGATATTTTCATATAATGAACCTTCTGCCAGGCAATCTTCATTGGAAGCATTAAGCATTGATATGGCAACAAATTTTCCCTGTGATCCTATTTTCATGTCTTGTGTTTCCTCCGTACTCACCATGAATTTAGAAATATCAATATATTTTTCTAATTCTGCATTGTCGTACATAATAATCTTATACCGGTTGGAATCGATCGTAACCCAAAATTCACGAGTATGATATCCTGCCAGACTGAATTTATTAGTTACAAATTGATCGAACGGTAAATTCCTGAGGTTATTTTCAAAAACAAAGGCTGTAATATTTTTTGTTTCATATACGTCCTTTCCATTGGTTGTTACTAAAATATAATCGTCGATTTGAATCACATTTCGCGTACTCACACAGGAAGTGAGCATAAAAAATAAAACTAAAACGGAAAGCATCCCTTTATTCATAGTAGTTCACAGAGTTTGTTTCACGTGAAACATTGTACAATAATTTATTTTACTTAGCGACCCATATAAATTAGCAATACAGAAATATCACTTGGTGCTACGCCACTAATACGGGATGCCTGAGAAATGGTCACAGGACGGATCTTGCTTAGTTTTTGCTTTGCTTCAATAGACATTGATTTAATTTTAGTGTAATCGAAGTTTTCAGGAATCTTTACATCTTCCAAACGGGTAAGCTTATCTGCATTATTTCGTTCTTTCTCGATATAACCCGAATATTTCACCTGAATTTCTGCTTGCTCTAAAATTTCCTGATCAACATCGTGCGTAGCAATATATTCTTTTACTTTTTCAAACTTCAGGATATCATCTAAGTTTATTTGTGGTCGGGAAAAAATCTTAAACATTTTATCCGACTGTAGCATTGGAGCAGTTTCTTTTTCTAACAGTATTGGGTTAGCTTCTACTTGCGTCACACTGGTCTCTTTGAAAAAGTTCACCATGGCTTCTGATTCTTTTAGTTTTTTCTCCATTCGTCTCAATCGTTTCTCTGAAGCAAAACCAATTTCGTGCGACATCGGCGTGAGTCTAAAATCGGCATTATCCTGACGCAGCAACGTTCTGTATTCCGCTCTTGACGTAAACATACGATAGGGCTCTTCTGTCCCTTTGGTAATCAAATCATCGATCAGCACTCCGATATAAGCTTCATCTCTTTTCAGAATGAATGGATCTTTTTCGTGTACTTTGAGATGTGCATTTATTCCGGCCATCAGTCCTTGCGAAGCAGCTTCTTCATATCCGGTAGTACCATTGATTTGTCCTGCAAAATACAATCCTTCTACCAATTTAGTTTCAAGAGTGTGCTTCAATTGCGTAGGCGGAAAATAATCATATTCGATCGCATAACCCGGGCGGAAAAATTTTACTTTTTCAAAACCTACAACAGAACGCAGTGCTTTGAATTGAACATCTTCAGGCAAAGAAGTAGAGAATCCGTTTACATACACTTCAACGGTATTCCACCCTTCCGGTTCTACAAAAAGCTGGTGTCGGTCTTTGTCTGCAAATCGATTGATCTTGTCTTCGATAGAGGGGCAATAGCGCGGACCCAGACTTTTTATCCTCCCGTTGAACATCGGAGAACGGTCGAAACCTTCTCTCAATATATCGTGCACCTCTAAAGAGGTGTACGTCATGTGGCACGATTTCTGAATTTTCAATGCGTGTGTCTCATCAGAATAAGAAAATTTATCCGGCTTTGCATCACCAGGCTCTTCCCTCATTTTGGAGTAATCCAGAGAACGCCCATCGACTCTTGGAGGAGTTCCTGTCTTCATTCTTCCGGCTTCAAATCCTGCATTCACCAAATCCTCGGTAATGCCGTATGCGGCACTTTCCCCTGCTCTACCGCCGCCAAATTGTTTCTCCCCAATATGGATCAATCCATTCAGGAAAGTCCCATTGGTGAGTATCACTGATTTCGATCGAATCTCAAGTCCCAGGGAGGTTTTGATTCCTTTTATCTTTCCATCTTCAATAATCAATCCCTTAACCATTTCCTGATAGAAATCAAGATTGGGTGTTGCTTCCAGCATCAATCGCCACTCCTCTGCAAAACGCATTCTGTCGCTTTGTACTCTTGGCGACCACATGGCCGGACCTTTGGATTTGTTCAGCATCTTGAACTGGATTGCCGTCTTGTCAGAAACAATCCCCGAATAGCCACCCAAAGCATCGATCTCGCGAACGATCTGTCCTTTGGCAATTCCGCCCATGGCAGGATTGCAGGACATTTGTGCGATGTTCTGCAGGCTCATGGTAACCAATAAGGTTTTCGACCCCATATTAGCGGCCGCTGCCGCGGCCTCAGAACCAGCATGACCCGCTCCGACCACAATCACATCATATATCTCTTGAAACATTTTCTTTTTGATTTAGGTTTTCCCAAACCCGATATGGGCTTGTTTTGCTTCGTTGTTCCACGTGGAACAACTGATTTTTTACTCTACATTTTTTATCCGATAACGCAGATAAAAATATTTTAGCTGTTTAATGTTCCACGTGGAACATGGCTATTTTTTCATCTTCTTTGCTTCGCATTAATGCTGCGTCAGCATCACTCTTATCCTTATAGCCGCTGTAGTGTAATATGCCATGCGCTAATACTCTTCTCAACTCCTCCTCAAATACTGTTTTGAAATCTACCGCATTGTCACGCACTCTTTCAACAGAAACAAAGATGTCCCCATTCAATTCGTTCCCTACAGAGTAATCAAAACTTATAATATCAGTGAGGGTATCATGATTCAGGTATTCCAGATTAATTTTATGGAGGTATTCATCATAACAGAAGATGTAATTGATTTCTCCTTCTTTCTTGTTTTCAGAAAGAATCACAGCGGACAGCCATTGCTCATAAGCAGGTTCGTTGTCCAGTTCAAAGTCGGTTTCGTAATTGAAATTAATCATTTTTCTTGAAATACAGTTGTACTTTTTTGTTATAATTTGGGCGCAAAGGTAAGCTTTGTCTATTTAAAATTTCTATACTATTCAAATAATCTTGTAACGCAGGACTCAACGGCACAGCTTGATTATTAAAATCTTTTTTATTCGTTTGAGACTGCCTCTTATTCTCTTCGCCTTGTTGTTGTATCGCATTGTCCAGTTTCAACAATTCATGATTCAGGTTAAGCATCTTTTGCAGCGTCTCATTTTTAAATCCTTTATTCAAAAGTTCCTTCTCAATCTCTTTCATCTTGTTTAAAGCATTCTGCCCACTACCACTCATTCCTTCTTTTTGTAGTGTTTTCTGTAATGCTTCTTTCAGTCGCTGTTGCTCTTTATAGATCTCAAAAACATCATTAGCTTCTCCTTCACCATCGGATCCATTTTCGCCTTTGTTGCCTTTTTCACCTTTACCTTTATTACCAGGCTCACCATTTTTACCTTCTTTTCCTTCCTTACCTTCTCCCTCTTTTTCGCCTTTCATTCCCTTCTTCATTTTCTCTCCAAGCTCGCCCTGCTTCTTAATGATATCCGGTAATTGCATTCCCTGACCTTGTCCAGGCTTAGGTTTGCCCTTACCCACACCCTGCATCTGCATTTGATTTTGCATTTGATTCAAGACTTCACTCAAAAAGTCGGCCAATTTATTTGCAGCTGTAATGGTGTATTGCTGGTGCGATACTCCTTTTGGAATCTGTGAATCCGCTAAGGTTTCAATTGACTTATCTAAATTGTAATGTACATTACCTACTTCAGAAGTGATGATCTCATCAATTTTAGGATTACGCAGTGACATCGCAAACAAGCTATCGTCCACGTGCCTGAATTGTAGTTTTAAATCCTGCTGCAATTTCAGGTTCTTATTGTACGAAGGGGCACCTCTTTTAGCATTCTTAAATCTACCCATCAGATCCTCCTGAGAAAATGAAAATGCTAAAAGGTTATCTAAAATCTGACGCAACATTTTTACATCTTCTTCTAATTGCTCTGCTCCTTCCATTGCCATTGCTTCCATCATTTTACCGCCCATTTTCTTCATCTTATCGGCAGCACTTTTTTGTTTTGCTTTGGCTTTACCTGAATCTTTTTTCTGCAATTCATCTACAGATTTTTGCATGTCTTCAC
The Flavobacterium kingsejongi genome window above contains:
- the mnmG gene encoding tRNA uridine-5-carboxymethylaminomethyl(34) synthesis enzyme MnmG, translated to MFQEIYDVIVVGAGHAGSEAAAAAANMGSKTLLVTMSLQNIAQMSCNPAMGGIAKGQIVREIDALGGYSGIVSDKTAIQFKMLNKSKGPAMWSPRVQSDRMRFAEEWRLMLEATPNLDFYQEMVKGLIIEDGKIKGIKTSLGLEIRSKSVILTNGTFLNGLIHIGEKQFGGGRAGESAAYGITEDLVNAGFEAGRMKTGTPPRVDGRSLDYSKMREEPGDAKPDKFSYSDETHALKIQKSCHMTYTSLEVHDILREGFDRSPMFNGRIKSLGPRYCPSIEDKINRFADKDRHQLFVEPEGWNTVEVYVNGFSTSLPEDVQFKALRSVVGFEKVKFFRPGYAIEYDYFPPTQLKHTLETKLVEGLYFAGQINGTTGYEEAASQGLMAGINAHLKVHEKDPFILKRDEAYIGVLIDDLITKGTEEPYRMFTSRAEYRTLLRQDNADFRLTPMSHEIGFASEKRLRRMEKKLKESEAMVNFFKETSVTQVEANPILLEKETAPMLQSDKMFKIFSRPQINLDDILKFEKVKEYIATHDVDQEILEQAEIQVKYSGYIEKERNNADKLTRLEDVKIPENFDYTKIKSMSIEAKQKLSKIRPVTISQASRISGVAPSDISVLLIYMGR
- the ybeY gene encoding rRNA maturation RNase YbeY; this translates as MINFNYETDFELDNEPAYEQWLSAVILSENKKEGEINYIFCYDEYLHKINLEYLNHDTLTDIISFDYSVGNELNGDIFVSVERVRDNAVDFKTVFEEELRRVLAHGILHYSGYKDKSDADAALMRSKEDEKIAMFHVEH